Proteins encoded by one window of Lates calcarifer isolate ASB-BC8 linkage group LG5, TLL_Latcal_v3, whole genome shotgun sequence:
- the LOC108882524 gene encoding uncharacterized protein LOC108882524 encodes MFSESETIVGVKMKLLAVFLLAVLGCGLAEGLLVSKCDLRDQLRKAIASRIDKEKQQLSEETLAKIVCHAETASGFNTSVIHELSPEMDNHQHRRRRNAGYEGIFGLAEYEGTESTISPHTQGRRSAKEHLSPTWPKPPTRPQSRYRTTPATQPTHDDKEVWTLYGLFQLSNHLVCSDGTTPSPNICDKNCSDFVDDDINDDIKCVLDCLNKFLKDGFNMQHAKEMKRMIMFIFQEECRGVTASDYFAECA; translated from the exons ATGTTTTCAGAGTCAGAGACGATCGTTGGAGTCAAGATGAAGTTGcttgcagtgtttctgctggcAGTGCTGGGCTGCGGTCTGGCTGAAGGGCTGCTTGTGTCGAAATGCGACCTGAGAGACCAACTGAGGAAGGCGATCGCCAGCCGGATAGATAAGGAAAAGCAGCAACTGTCTGAGGAAACCCTGGCCAAGA TTGTCTGTCACGCGGAGACGGCATCAGGTTTTAACACCAGTGTGATCCATGAGCTGAGCCCCGAGATGGACAACCAtcaacacaggaggaggaggaatgctGGTTACGAGGGCATATTTGGCCTGGCTGAGTACGAAGGCACTGAAAGCACAATCAGTCCCCACACTCAGGGGCGGCGGAGCGCCAAGGAGCATCTATCGCCCACCTGGCCTAAACCACCCACCAGACCTCAATCACGTTACAGGACTACACCAGCCACCCAGCCTACACATGATGACAAGGAAGTCTGGACATTATATGGCCTTTTCCAGCTCAGCAATCACCTGGTCTGCAGTGACGGCACTACTCCATCACCCAACATCTGTGACAAAAACTGCAGCG ACTTTGTTGATGACGACATTAATGATGACATCAAATGTGTGTTGGACTGCTTGAACAAATTTCT TAAAGACGGCTTCAACATGCAACATGCCAAGGAGATGAAAAGAAT GATCATGTTCATCTTCCAGGAGGAGTGCAGAGGAGTGACAGCCTCTGATTACTTCGCTGAATGTGCATAA